The Lujinxingia vulgaris genome includes a region encoding these proteins:
- a CDS encoding pilus assembly FimT family protein encodes MTLIEILVVLMIVAGLMGAGISMMGALTKSQLREEAMRLTSVIKYAYNQAALNNTQYRLVLNLETGEYFTEMTEAPVVAEQPDEDAFAEGLLPEEARELEEQHRQNKRSLFDKSEDDPFGISQRVGYERAEEAVVKLTELRNGVSFESVRLAGREQPLTQGRAALRFFPNGFQQEAVVVLRDDEGSRISLVTEPLTGRVKIYSGDWEPDRDFGEEERDD; translated from the coding sequence ATGACGCTCATCGAGATCCTGGTGGTGCTGATGATCGTGGCCGGTCTGATGGGGGCGGGCATCTCGATGATGGGCGCGCTGACCAAAAGTCAGCTTCGCGAGGAGGCGATGCGGCTGACCTCGGTGATCAAGTACGCCTACAACCAGGCGGCGCTCAACAACACGCAGTACCGGTTGGTGCTCAACCTGGAGACGGGGGAGTATTTTACCGAGATGACCGAAGCGCCGGTGGTCGCCGAGCAGCCCGATGAGGATGCGTTTGCCGAGGGGCTGCTTCCGGAGGAGGCGCGCGAGCTGGAGGAGCAGCATCGCCAGAACAAGCGCTCGCTCTTTGATAAGAGTGAGGACGATCCTTTCGGCATCAGCCAGCGCGTGGGCTATGAGCGCGCCGAGGAAGCGGTGGTCAAGCTCACCGAGCTTCGTAACGGGGTGAGCTTTGAGAGTGTGCGCCTGGCGGGGCGAGAGCAGCCGCTGACCCAGGGTCGCGCCGCGCTGCGTTTTTTCCCCAACGGGTTTCAGCAGGAGGCGGTCGTAGTGCTGCGAGACGATGAGGGCTCGCGCATCAGCCTTGTGACGGAACCTCTGACGGGTCGGGTGAAGATCTACAGTGGGGATTGGGAGCCCGACCGCGACTTTGGCGAGGAGGAGCGCGATGATTAA